Genomic DNA from Clostridium sp. BJN0013:
ATATAAAGGTGCAAAAGCATTGATGCCTGTACATATTGGCAAAAAAGCCATTGATTTTGTTATAGAAAAATCAGGCCCCAGAAAAAATATAGAGATAGATTTATTTGGCGGAGAACCTTTAATGGCCTTCCAGTGTATAAAAGAAATTGTGGAGTATGCAAAAGAGCAGCAAATTAAAAATAATAAGAAAATAAGATTTACCATGACTACCAATGCCATGATGCTAAATGATGAAATAATGGAGTATATTGACAAAAATATGGGGAATATAGTACTTAGCATAGATGGTAGAAAGGAAATAAATGACAATATAAGAGTTAGGAAAGATGGAGGAGGGACCTTTGATTCCATATTACCTAAAATTAAACATATGGTGGAAATTAGGGACAAGTCTAAACAATACTATGTAAGGGGAACTTTTACTAGAAAAAATACAGATTTCTTTGAAGATATAAAATTTCTTCGAAATGAAGGTTTTGAAGAAATATCTGTAGAACCTGTAGTACTTCCCCCAGATAACCCCTTATCTCTTAGAGAAGAGGATTTGCCTGAAATTTACGCTCAATATGATAAATTATATGAGGAAATGTTAAAATGCAGCTATGGTGATAAAAAATTTAAATTCTATCATTTTAACATAGATATTACTGGAGGACCTTGTATATATAAAAGGATATCTGGATGTGGAGCAGGTCATGAGTATGTAGCTATAACTCCTCAGGGAGATATATATCCCTGTCATCAATTTGTAGGAAATGAAGATTTTAAAATGGGTAATTTAGATGACTGGAACAATTTAAGAGAAGATATTTCCAGTGAATTTAAAAATTCTCATATATATAACAAACCTCAGTGTAAAAAATGCTGGGCTAGATTTTATTGCAGCGGAGGATGTCAGGCAAATAATTATAATTTTAATGGA
This window encodes:
- the scfB gene encoding thioether cross-link-forming SCIFF peptide maturase — protein: MADIHKFIQGSYFYVIDVNSGAIHEVDELVYDILDDEKLPELNQVLESLKDKYDKNEIIEAYGEIYQLIKDDILYSQDLYENIVLKDNTTSFIKALCLNVAHDCNLKCKYCFADEGEYKGAKALMPVHIGKKAIDFVIEKSGPRKNIEIDLFGGEPLMAFQCIKEIVEYAKEQQIKNNKKIRFTMTTNAMMLNDEIMEYIDKNMGNIVLSIDGRKEINDNIRVRKDGGGTFDSILPKIKHMVEIRDKSKQYYVRGTFTRKNTDFFEDIKFLRNEGFEEISVEPVVLPPDNPLSLREEDLPEIYAQYDKLYEEMLKCSYGDKKFKFYHFNIDITGGPCIYKRISGCGAGHEYVAITPQGDIYPCHQFVGNEDFKMGNLDDWNNLREDISSEFKNSHIYNKPQCKKCWARFYCSGGCQANNYNFNGDMKIPYELGCKMQKKRIECAIALKARGMVNNI